In the genome of Patescibacteria group bacterium, one region contains:
- the rpmE gene encoding 50S ribosomal protein L31 — protein sequence MKTEIHPKYNIKADISCASCGNVFTMGSTKDKIIVEICSNCHPFYTGTEKTLDAAGMVDKFRTRMAKKNPAKKKAE from the coding sequence ATGAAGACGGAAATCCACCCAAAATACAATATAAAAGCAGACATTAGTTGTGCCTCATGTGGTAATGTTTTTACTATGGGTTCAACAAAAGATAAGATTATTGTTGAAATCTGCAGTAATTGCCATCCTTTCTATACTGGAACTGAAAAGACCTTGGATGCAGCTGGAATGGTTGATAAATTCCGAACACGAATGGCCAAGAAGAATCCTGCAAAGAAGAAAGCAGAATAA
- a CDS encoding PCRF domain-containing protein, whose product MSLTPEELEAFKQSHKTSYLADMYTKLVRDEADVLAMAGTDPAMAELAQGELEDLKTQKDGVIAQLRAIEESEKEEEEFPNELILEVRAGAGGDEAALFAAELAAMYERYAENKGWTWKKVDESQSDLGGYKEASFEIHGKDVYRKLRYETGVHRVQRIPHTEKSGRVHTSTASVAIMPLRKKSKFVINPTDIEIETSRAGGKGGQNVNKVETAVRLIHKPTGEWVRSTAERSQSANKEKAMAILSAKLEALQDAAEAKKFSKERKDQIGTADRSEKIRTYNVLQDRLTDHRLKKSWHNLEKVMLGEIDDVIDAMSNPIDPNATDEDED is encoded by the coding sequence ATGAGTCTTACACCTGAAGAATTAGAGGCATTTAAGCAAAGCCATAAAACAAGCTATTTAGCTGATATGTATACAAAGCTTGTACGTGACGAAGCTGATGTTTTGGCTATGGCTGGGACTGATCCTGCAATGGCAGAATTGGCTCAGGGTGAGCTTGAAGATCTTAAGACACAGAAAGATGGGGTGATTGCTCAACTTAGAGCTATAGAAGAGTCTGAGAAGGAAGAAGAGGAATTCCCAAATGAACTTATTCTTGAAGTTCGTGCCGGAGCAGGAGGAGATGAAGCCGCACTCTTTGCTGCAGAATTGGCAGCTATGTATGAGCGATATGCTGAGAATAAAGGATGGACATGGAAGAAAGTAGACGAATCCCAGAGTGATTTGGGAGGGTACAAAGAAGCATCTTTTGAAATACACGGTAAAGATGTGTATCGAAAACTGAGATATGAAACAGGAGTACATAGAGTTCAAAGAATTCCTCATACTGAAAAATCAGGACGAGTTCATACTTCTACAGCATCGGTTGCTATTATGCCACTTCGAAAGAAATCAAAGTTTGTTATTAATCCCACTGATATTGAAATTGAAACTTCACGAGCCGGAGGTAAAGGAGGACAAAACGTGAACAAAGTGGAAACAGCTGTACGATTGATTCACAAGCCAACAGGTGAATGGGTTCGATCAACGGCAGAACGAAGTCAGAGTGCAAACAAAGAAAAAGCTATGGCAATCTTGAGTGCAAAACTTGAAGCACTTCAGGATGCGGCAGAAGCAAAGAAGTTTTCAAAAGAACGAAAGGATCAAATTGGAACTGCTGATCGATCTGAAAAGATTCGAACATACAATGTGTTGCAGGATCGTTTGACTGATCATCGACTTAAAAAATCATGGCACAATTTGGAGAAGGTAATGCTTGGGGAAATCGATGATGTCATCGATGCAATGAGTAATCCTATCGATCCAAATGCGACAGACGAGGATGAAGATTAA
- the rpsB gene encoding 30S ribosomal protein S2: protein MAITMAEEKNMVMNEVIERMFKAGAHFGLTKSRRHPSTKPLIFGAKNKVEIFDLEKTKDYLAKAQEFVRSISKNNGMILFVGGKKEAQTAVEKAANDISMPFVAGRWIGGTFTNFPQIRKRVERLEMLTMQREKGELSKYTKKERLLIDREIDNLNRFFSGIIPMKEMPKALFIIDSKREHIAVTEAQKAGIPVIALCGTDCNIKDVEYPVPGNDSSISSITFFLSEITKAYKEGRKA from the coding sequence ATGGCTATCACTATGGCAGAAGAGAAAAATATGGTTATGAACGAAGTAATTGAGCGAATGTTTAAGGCAGGCGCGCATTTTGGTCTTACAAAATCACGCCGACACCCATCAACAAAGCCCCTTATTTTCGGTGCAAAGAATAAGGTTGAAATTTTCGACCTTGAAAAGACAAAGGATTACCTTGCGAAAGCACAGGAGTTTGTTCGATCAATTTCTAAGAACAACGGAATGATTCTTTTCGTTGGAGGAAAGAAAGAAGCGCAGACAGCAGTAGAAAAGGCTGCAAATGACATTTCTATGCCATTTGTTGCTGGACGATGGATTGGAGGAACATTTACAAACTTTCCACAGATTCGAAAGCGAGTAGAGCGACTTGAAATGCTTACTATGCAGCGAGAGAAAGGAGAACTTTCAAAGTATACAAAGAAAGAACGTCTTTTGATCGATCGTGAAATTGATAATCTAAACCGATTTTTCTCAGGCATTATTCCTATGAAGGAAATGCCAAAAGCACTCTTCATTATTGATTCAAAGCGAGAACACATTGCTGTTACTGAAGCACAGAAAGCAGGAATCCCAGTAATCGCACTTTGCGGTACTGATTGCAACATTAAGGATGTAGAATATCCAGTACCAGGAAATGACTCTTCAATCTCAAGTATTACTTTCTTCTTGAGTGAAATCACAAAAGCATATAAAGAAGGCCGAAAGGCATAA
- the tsf gene encoding elongation factor Ts (EF-Ts; functions during elongation stage of protein translation; forms a dimer; associates with EF-Tu-GDP complex and promotes exchange of GDP to GTP resulting in regeneration of the active form of EF-Tu), giving the protein MVTAAQIKELRDKTGVSMMQCKKALEEAEGDMDKALAVLQEKSKGMAAKRADREFGSGVIQSYVHSSGAIGALVELVCETDFVSKNEEFKTAARDIAMHVTASNAVYLKASDIPEELKDSAEAKEQVLLDQPFIKNPEITVNGLIDSAMQKFGEKIEVARFVRFSVLEK; this is encoded by the coding sequence ATGGTAACAGCTGCACAAATTAAAGAGCTTCGAGACAAAACAGGTGTATCGATGATGCAATGTAAAAAGGCACTTGAAGAAGCAGAAGGTGATATGGATAAAGCTCTTGCTGTATTGCAAGAGAAGAGTAAGGGAATGGCAGCAAAGCGTGCTGACCGAGAATTTGGTTCAGGAGTCATTCAGTCATATGTGCACTCATCTGGTGCTATTGGTGCACTTGTAGAACTTGTTTGCGAAACAGATTTTGTTTCTAAGAATGAGGAATTCAAGACAGCAGCTCGAGATATTGCAATGCATGTGACTGCTTCAAACGCAGTATATTTAAAAGCTTCTGACATTCCGGAAGAACTTAAAGATTCTGCTGAAGCAAAAGAACAAGTTCTTCTTGATCAGCCATTTATCAAGAACCCAGAGATTACTGTTAATGGATTGATTGATTCAGCAATGCAGAAGTTTGGTGAGAAGATTGAAGTAGCACGTTTCGTACGTTTCTCTGTCCTTGAAAAATAG
- a CDS encoding glycosyltransferase family 39 protein gives MIIFVLFVSLIARVWYTLQNTILFWDTAMYIGIGKFMYTKGAIGIFESFRPVLFPIILGGAWKIGLDPVVVGKIIAIVASLGLIYLCYLIGERARKNAGLYAAILIGFSPVILAFSNAPLTDIPSACLTVLAAYLFLKGKDFSAGLVVALAFLMRFPQVLIGVVFGLALLIQLVSKRMSFRDFTVACMRLGVGFLVLTIPYFIANIHLYGNALHPIITANTVVANSMHYTTQHYLYYAKGLFMQNPFIIFGFAALLIFFKKFKHEQEKARDLVIVSLLAVAVLGGYFSHAIHQELRYGISFLPYITILAGYGIALLTARINYKKAYIAIAFILMIGLSSISYYAYTNLAQKYVLTPAQVTYFSYFKDKGRLTLLTSSPQFVALSDAIVPEVMDTWEHAIQTYMLRRGGYDYIAFNECETICKNEGEECQVTKQAVLELIDKQEENVFNGDSPYCKLRIYKVRK, from the coding sequence ATGATTATATTCGTTCTTTTTGTTTCTCTCATTGCTCGTGTATGGTATACCCTTCAAAATACTATTCTGTTTTGGGATACAGCCATGTACATCGGTATCGGAAAGTTTATGTATACCAAAGGTGCTATTGGAATTTTCGAGTCATTTAGACCTGTACTATTCCCTATAATCTTAGGAGGTGCATGGAAAATAGGATTAGATCCTGTGGTTGTAGGAAAAATTATTGCTATTGTTGCAAGCCTTGGACTTATCTATCTTTGTTACTTAATAGGAGAACGTGCACGAAAAAATGCCGGACTTTATGCAGCTATTCTTATTGGATTTTCTCCTGTTATTCTTGCCTTTAGCAATGCACCGCTCACTGATATTCCTTCAGCATGTCTCACCGTACTAGCAGCCTACCTATTTCTCAAGGGAAAAGATTTTAGTGCGGGGCTTGTTGTTGCACTCGCGTTCCTTATGAGGTTCCCGCAAGTACTTATCGGCGTAGTATTCGGTCTTGCACTTCTCATCCAGCTTGTTTCAAAGCGCATGAGTTTTCGAGATTTCACTGTTGCGTGCATGCGATTAGGTGTTGGATTTTTAGTGCTTACAATTCCATATTTTATTGCAAACATTCATCTCTATGGCAATGCCTTACATCCAATAATTACAGCAAATACAGTAGTAGCAAACTCAATGCATTATACTACCCAGCATTATCTGTATTATGCTAAAGGTTTATTTATGCAAAATCCATTTATTATTTTTGGATTTGCAGCCCTTCTTATTTTCTTTAAGAAATTTAAACACGAACAAGAGAAAGCTCGAGATCTCGTAATTGTTTCACTTCTTGCAGTAGCAGTTCTTGGAGGATATTTTAGCCATGCAATTCATCAAGAACTTCGCTATGGTATTTCATTTCTCCCGTACATCACTATTCTTGCAGGATACGGCATTGCCTTGCTCACAGCTCGTATAAACTATAAAAAAGCATATATTGCTATTGCTTTCATTCTTATGATTGGGCTTAGCAGCATTTCATACTATGCATATACCAATCTTGCACAAAAGTATGTATTAACTCCTGCTCAAGTTACGTATTTCTCATATTTTAAAGATAAAGGACGTCTTACCCTTCTTACATCTTCACCTCAGTTTGTTGCATTAAGTGATGCTATTGTGCCCGAAGTAATGGATACCTGGGAACATGCTATTCAGACCTATATGCTGAGACGTGGAGGATACGACTATATTGCCTTTAATGAGTGTGAGACTATTTGTAAAAACGAGGGTGAAGAATGCCAAGTTACGAAACAAGCAGTACTTGAACTGATCGACAAGCAAGAAGAAAATGTATTTAACGGAGATTCTCCATACTGCAAGCTCCGAATCTATAAAGTTCGAAAGTAA
- a CDS encoding glycosyltransferase family 2 protein — MGIFQTVIIYFFLFVGIYFEVFILFTYLTHRKEIKADEKASYEREVYPSVTIVVPIWNEEKTVSKTVQSLLAMNYPQDKLKIFVVDDGSTDSSWEIVQQYAGHPQIELYHKENGGKHTAVNYAIDRSTSEFFGCLDADSEVDADTLKKMICKFDDPETMAVTPAMKIYNPKTLIQSVQSVEYVFGILVKKVMGILGGIHVTPGPFTIFRKAAFDKIGKFKKAHNTEDMEIAFRLQANHMKIDNMHTAWVYTTGPTTVYKLYKQRLRWTYGFLKNAWDYKFLFLNKEYGNVGLLTIPTAVVLIGGVIFTVFLLMYRIVNFLVQKFLLWKAVGFLMPQFEFSLFYVSAKLNIFLTLFVFMLMFTLVYNAQKLTSEPLRPGRVALYFVVFPLISPFWVIRSVFNAVFGRKTHWR, encoded by the coding sequence ATGGGCATTTTTCAGACAGTTATCATCTACTTTTTTCTCTTTGTCGGTATCTATTTTGAGGTATTCATTCTTTTTACCTACCTCACTCACCGAAAGGAAATTAAAGCCGACGAAAAAGCATCATATGAACGAGAAGTATACCCTTCCGTAACTATTGTCGTACCTATTTGGAACGAAGAAAAGACAGTCTCAAAAACAGTGCAGTCTCTCCTTGCAATGAATTATCCTCAAGATAAACTCAAGATTTTTGTAGTTGATGATGGAAGTACAGATAGTAGTTGGGAAATTGTGCAGCAATATGCAGGTCATCCTCAGATAGAGCTTTATCACAAAGAAAACGGAGGAAAGCATACTGCCGTAAACTATGCTATTGATCGAAGTACAAGTGAATTTTTTGGCTGTCTTGATGCAGACTCAGAAGTTGATGCAGACACCTTAAAGAAAATGATCTGTAAATTTGATGATCCTGAAACAATGGCGGTTACTCCAGCTATGAAGATTTACAATCCAAAGACACTTATTCAAAGTGTGCAGAGTGTTGAATATGTCTTCGGTATTCTTGTAAAGAAAGTTATGGGTATTCTCGGTGGTATTCACGTAACACCCGGCCCGTTTACTATATTTAGAAAAGCTGCATTTGATAAAATTGGAAAGTTTAAGAAAGCTCACAATACTGAAGATATGGAAATCGCCTTTCGATTACAGGCGAATCATATGAAGATTGATAACATGCATACAGCATGGGTCTATACTACAGGTCCTACAACGGTCTATAAGCTCTACAAACAGCGTCTACGATGGACCTACGGCTTCTTAAAGAATGCCTGGGACTACAAGTTCCTATTCTTAAATAAAGAATACGGTAATGTTGGATTACTTACTATTCCTACTGCAGTTGTACTTATTGGAGGGGTTATCTTTACCGTGTTTCTATTAATGTACAGAATTGTCAATTTCTTGGTACAAAAGTTCCTACTTTGGAAGGCTGTTGGATTCTTAATGCCCCAATTTGAATTTAGTCTCTTTTATGTAAGTGCAAAATTAAATATATTTCTTACACTTTTTGTATTTATGCTTATGTTTACGTTGGTCTACAATGCCCAAAAGCTTACAAGCGAGCCCCTACGTCCAGGCCGTGTAGCACTCTACTTCGTAGTATTCCCACTCATCTCACCTTTCTGGGTTATCCGTTCAGTATTCAACGCAGTCTTTGGCCGTAAAACTCATTGGAGATAA
- the pheS gene encoding phenylalanine--tRNA ligase subunit alpha, with protein MKGHIHPLTIAMQEIQTIFADMGFEVALGPERETDFYNFEALNFPPDHPARDMQDTFWLKDPNEKGEKMLLRTHTSPVQIRYMESNKPPFRIIVPGKVYRNEATDATHEAQFFQVEGLAIDKNISLAELKGTLETFYKRYFGNDVELRFRPSFFPFTEPSVEVDIRYKDKWLEVMGGGLVHPNVVKAAGLNPEEWQGFAFGGGIDRLIILKYGVNDIRDFYSGDLRFVNQF; from the coding sequence ATGAAAGGACATATTCATCCATTAACCATTGCAATGCAAGAGATTCAGACCATATTTGCCGATATGGGATTTGAAGTTGCCCTTGGTCCTGAACGAGAAACAGATTTTTACAACTTTGAAGCACTCAATTTCCCTCCAGATCATCCGGCTCGAGATATGCAGGATACCTTTTGGCTTAAAGATCCAAACGAAAAGGGTGAAAAAATGCTGTTGCGAACACATACATCTCCAGTACAGATTCGCTATATGGAATCAAACAAGCCTCCATTTCGAATTATAGTTCCGGGTAAGGTATATCGAAACGAAGCGACTGATGCAACGCACGAAGCGCAGTTTTTCCAAGTAGAAGGATTAGCAATTGATAAGAATATTTCTCTTGCAGAACTAAAAGGAACTCTTGAAACATTTTATAAAAGATATTTTGGTAATGATGTAGAACTTCGATTTCGACCAAGCTTTTTTCCATTTACTGAACCTTCAGTAGAAGTGGATATTCGCTATAAAGATAAGTGGCTTGAAGTAATGGGAGGAGGACTTGTGCATCCCAATGTTGTGAAAGCCGCAGGATTAAATCCAGAAGAATGGCAAGGCTTTGCATTCGGAGGTGGAATCGATCGACTTATCATTCTTAAGTATGGAGTAAATGATATTCGAGATTTTTATTCTGGTGATCTCAGATTCGTAAATCAGTTTTAA
- a CDS encoding phenylalanine--tRNA ligase subunit beta — MKISYNWLQTYFKDPLPSPTELGDLLTFHVFEIESIDEVGNDTILDVKVLPDRAHYALSHKGVAYEIAAITNTPVHEKPLAIKRESIKDSQELIVNIYDERCIRDSKVVLKNITVETSPEWLKERLTAIGQRSISNIVDATNYVMFDRGQPLHAFDFDKLTKKDGKAAIGLKKANAGDKITTLGGKEYTLDADTLVFTDEYNNDALLDIAGIKGGTLAEVDANTKNIVVLSANFDASYIRKTSTKYGIRTDASKRSENNISPELTMDGLLQVVQLITDISKTAPTIEGIVDYYPKVITQPKVVISTDYIVKMLGVNISEPEITTILQRLQISYLHKEGVFEIMPPLWRRDLVIAQDVVEEVGRIYGYKKLPSTQLPETSFKPAVNKLFYYSNKIRTILTEAGFSEVYTYALQNKGEVEILNPLASDKNYLRKDLVTGISQSLELNVRNADLLGLDQIKIFEIGKAFAKDAESTKFALGVKNAKKMKVKEGQAIKDILQKIGEALGTTLDLKIADTDTVFELDFDALIEQLPQPTAYEPYIRSEEVTTYKKFSAYPFAVRDIAVFTPEGTSKETVRSVIEKYAGDIVLTEKIRLFDEFTKTLEDGSKKISFGFRMVFQSYERTLTEEEINAVMKSITDDMNMREGWQVR; from the coding sequence ATGAAAATTTCTTATAATTGGCTTCAAACATATTTCAAAGATCCGCTACCTAGCCCAACAGAATTGGGTGATCTTCTCACATTCCATGTGTTTGAAATAGAAAGTATCGATGAAGTAGGGAATGACACTATACTTGATGTGAAAGTACTTCCAGACCGAGCTCACTATGCGCTTTCACACAAAGGTGTAGCATATGAAATTGCTGCTATTACAAACACTCCTGTCCATGAAAAGCCACTCGCTATAAAAAGAGAAAGTATAAAAGACTCACAAGAACTTATTGTAAATATTTATGATGAGCGATGTATTCGAGATTCAAAAGTAGTACTTAAAAATATTACCGTAGAAACTTCACCTGAGTGGCTCAAAGAACGGCTCACAGCTATTGGCCAGCGATCTATTAGCAATATTGTTGATGCAACAAACTATGTAATGTTTGATCGAGGTCAGCCACTGCATGCATTTGATTTTGATAAGCTTACAAAGAAAGATGGGAAAGCAGCGATTGGACTTAAGAAGGCAAACGCAGGTGACAAAATAACCACATTAGGTGGCAAAGAATATACGCTTGATGCAGATACTCTTGTATTTACTGATGAATATAATAACGATGCACTTTTAGATATCGCTGGTATTAAAGGAGGAACATTGGCTGAAGTAGATGCGAATACAAAAAATATTGTAGTGCTGTCTGCAAATTTTGATGCATCATATATACGCAAAACTTCTACAAAATATGGTATTAGAACTGATGCTTCAAAGCGATCAGAAAATAATATTTCTCCAGAATTAACTATGGATGGGTTGCTTCAGGTCGTTCAGCTTATTACGGATATTTCAAAAACAGCGCCAACAATAGAGGGGATTGTGGATTATTATCCTAAAGTTATTACTCAGCCTAAAGTAGTGATTTCTACTGACTATATTGTGAAGATGCTGGGAGTTAATATCTCTGAACCAGAAATTACAACTATCTTGCAGAGATTGCAGATTTCTTATCTTCACAAAGAAGGTGTGTTTGAAATTATGCCGCCACTGTGGCGACGAGATCTTGTAATTGCACAAGATGTTGTGGAAGAAGTTGGACGAATTTACGGATATAAAAAGCTGCCATCAACCCAGCTTCCTGAAACTAGTTTTAAGCCAGCGGTAAATAAACTCTTTTATTACTCAAATAAGATTAGAACTATATTAACTGAAGCAGGATTCTCTGAAGTTTATACCTATGCATTGCAAAATAAAGGGGAAGTGGAGATTCTTAATCCATTAGCATCAGATAAAAATTACTTAAGAAAAGATTTAGTGACTGGTATTTCTCAGTCACTAGAATTAAACGTGAGAAACGCAGATCTTCTTGGGCTTGATCAAATTAAGATATTTGAAATTGGTAAGGCATTTGCTAAAGATGCTGAATCTACCAAGTTTGCATTGGGAGTAAAAAATGCAAAGAAGATGAAAGTAAAAGAAGGACAGGCTATTAAAGATATTCTTCAGAAAATCGGAGAGGCATTAGGCACTACACTTGATCTAAAGATTGCAGATACTGATACAGTATTTGAGCTCGATTTCGATGCTCTTATAGAACAACTTCCGCAACCTACTGCATACGAACCATATATTCGAAGTGAAGAAGTAACTACTTATAAGAAATTCTCAGCATATCCATTTGCAGTGCGAGATATTGCGGTATTTACTCCAGAGGGAACATCTAAAGAAACAGTGCGATCTGTTATTGAAAAATATGCAGGGGATATAGTACTTACAGAAAAAATAAGACTCTTTGATGAATTTACAAAAACATTAGAAGATGGTTCTAAGAAAATTTCATTTGGATTTCGAATGGTGTTTCAATCATATGAGCGAACACTTACTGAAGAAGAAATAAATGCGGTTATGAAATCTATAACTGATGATATGAATATGCGGGAAGGTTGGCAGGTGAGATAA